One part of the Desulfonema ishimotonii genome encodes these proteins:
- a CDS encoding DNA integrity scanning protein DisA nucleotide-binding domain protein translates to MTDEAIQNQCIFHVFDGLREGLSHFSQPSRVALIYIINPGDPVRVYDPQSLLHGHEPKLKKFYLDSDAWRKGALSPKQIKRFEVLHEQNLQMTGLISFGGRSQAIAYQMWFTEHHPDMCSTGPTERWLEHGVWLLSQDMANADTPCIGTSGYVLREYATHAVRDHIVDERMALMGWDTQIRVYPTLDAVLGISKTFEEGVWPRGELVFAEPGSVSDLTFIARFPTLEQPNLRNHKHVRKLLLSVESSERRLISDGKIIIGIAVGRLPKGSIIADFRGGHGFLRLDGDPVCSFFDGKFHSSTRKAKLVQVEEALLESGIPPEDETALFQMVSAIVHSAQERRHGCTLVLDLDETPIRTAGQHFEKPLNLRQDHLLDLAKSLSRVDGALHIGRDLYLHGFACLLDGHAVPGEDRARGARYNSALRFTAHHEQIITVVVSADRPTSVIQGGVELTAQCEWKPLYGYVATPPLLADYIE, encoded by the coding sequence ATGACGGATGAGGCCATACAGAATCAGTGTATTTTTCACGTCTTTGACGGATTGCGCGAAGGGCTGTCCCATTTTTCCCAGCCCAGCCGGGTGGCGCTGATCTATATTATCAACCCCGGCGATCCGGTCCGGGTCTATGATCCACAGAGCCTGCTTCACGGGCATGAGCCGAAGCTGAAAAAGTTCTATCTCGATTCGGATGCGTGGCGAAAGGGGGCGCTGTCGCCGAAGCAGATCAAGCGGTTTGAGGTTCTCCATGAGCAGAACCTTCAGATGACAGGACTGATTTCCTTCGGAGGCCGGTCGCAGGCCATTGCCTACCAGATGTGGTTCACCGAACACCACCCGGACATGTGCTCCACCGGGCCGACCGAGCGGTGGCTTGAACACGGGGTCTGGCTCCTCTCCCAGGACATGGCCAACGCCGATACGCCCTGCATCGGGACATCGGGGTATGTCCTCCGGGAATACGCCACCCACGCGGTTCGGGATCACATTGTGGACGAGCGGATGGCCCTGATGGGATGGGACACCCAGATCCGGGTCTATCCGACCCTGGACGCGGTGCTGGGGATCTCCAAGACCTTTGAGGAGGGGGTCTGGCCACGGGGAGAGCTGGTGTTCGCAGAGCCGGGGTCGGTGTCGGATCTGACCTTTATCGCCCGGTTTCCCACGCTGGAACAGCCCAACCTGCGGAACCACAAGCATGTGCGGAAGCTGCTGCTCTCCGTGGAAAGCTCGGAGCGCCGCCTCATCTCTGACGGCAAGATCATCATCGGCATTGCCGTGGGACGGCTGCCCAAAGGGAGCATTATCGCCGATTTCAGGGGCGGACACGGGTTTCTGCGACTGGACGGCGATCCGGTGTGCAGCTTTTTCGACGGCAAGTTCCATTCCTCCACCCGGAAGGCCAAGCTGGTGCAGGTGGAGGAGGCACTCCTTGAATCGGGCATCCCGCCCGAAGACGAAACGGCCCTGTTCCAGATGGTTTCGGCGATTGTTCACAGCGCCCAGGAGCGGCGCCACGGGTGTACCCTGGTCCTGGATCTGGATGAGACGCCCATCAGGACCGCCGGGCAGCATTTTGAAAAGCCGCTCAATCTCCGGCAGGACCATCTGCTGGATCTGGCAAAATCCCTCTCCAGGGTGGACGGGGCATTGCACATCGGGCGGGATCTGTACCTGCACGGATTTGCCTGCCTCCTGGACGGCCATGCCGTGCCCGGAGAGGACCGGGCCAGGGGGGCGCGATACAATTCGGCCCTGCGGTTTACGGCCCACCATGAGCAGATTATCACCGTGGTTGTGTCGGCGGACCGCCCGACGTCGGTCATTCAGGGCGGGGTGGAGCTGACCGCCCAGTGCGAGTGGAAGCCCCTGTACGGCTATGTGGCAACGCCCCCCCTGCTGGCGGATTATATCGAATAA
- the radC gene encoding RadC family protein yields MIPKIEGLVNTMYICDNPETAKRMADLPEHERPREKLEKNGAQALSDRELMAILLGKGRKGRDVLAMAADILEAVDRNGGFPDHDALRAIKGVGPAKASVIMAALEFSRRRIRPEGTKISSPADVLPLLRHYADRKQEHLICLTLNGGNEVIATRVITIGLLNRTQIHPREVFADAVTDRAAAIVLAHNHPSGNVSPSSDDHAVTRRIRDSGEVLGIPLLDHLVFTLKGYYSFKEHGDI; encoded by the coding sequence ATGATACCGAAGATTGAAGGGCTTGTAAATACCATGTATATTTGCGACAATCCTGAAACGGCAAAACGGATGGCCGATCTGCCGGAACACGAACGCCCCCGCGAGAAGCTTGAGAAAAACGGCGCACAGGCACTCTCGGACCGGGAGCTGATGGCCATCCTGCTGGGAAAGGGGCGGAAGGGCCGGGACGTTCTGGCCATGGCTGCCGATATTCTGGAGGCGGTGGACCGGAACGGCGGGTTCCCGGACCATGATGCGCTCCGGGCGATCAAGGGCGTCGGTCCGGCCAAGGCCTCGGTCATCATGGCGGCCCTGGAGTTCTCCCGCCGCCGGATTCGCCCCGAAGGAACCAAAATATCATCCCCGGCCGATGTCCTGCCCCTGCTCCGGCATTATGCGGACCGCAAGCAGGAGCATCTGATCTGCCTCACCCTGAACGGCGGAAACGAGGTCATTGCCACGCGGGTGATCACCATCGGCCTGCTCAACCGGACCCAGATTCACCCCAGGGAAGTCTTTGCCGATGCGGTCACAGACCGGGCCGCCGCCATCGTCCTGGCCCACAACCACCCCTCCGGTAACGTCTCTCCCAGCAGCGATGACCACGCGGTCACCCGCCGGATCAGGGATTCGGGCGAGGTGCTGGGCATCCCCCTGCTGGACCATCTCGTTTTTACCCTGAAAGGATACTACAGTTTTAAGGAACATGGCGACATCTGA
- a CDS encoding HAD family hydrolase translates to MIETAIPGYGTVRIDHIVLDYNGTLAVDGELLPGVRSALNTLAENIGVHVLTADTFGKAASRLEGVRCRLSVLPPGDQDAGKRDYVRQLGADRTACVGNGRNDRLMLETSALGIAVILGEGAAAETVRAADIVCTDIVAALELLTHPLRLTATLRA, encoded by the coding sequence ATGATTGAGACCGCTATCCCCGGTTACGGAACAGTAAGGATCGACCATATTGTACTGGACTATAACGGTACGCTGGCCGTTGACGGCGAACTCCTGCCCGGCGTCAGATCAGCCCTCAACACCCTGGCGGAAAACATCGGGGTCCATGTGCTGACCGCCGATACCTTCGGAAAGGCCGCATCCCGCCTGGAAGGCGTCCGCTGCAGGCTCTCGGTTCTGCCCCCCGGGGATCAGGATGCGGGAAAACGCGACTATGTGCGGCAACTGGGGGCGGACCGGACCGCGTGCGTGGGCAACGGACGGAATGACCGGCTGATGCTGGAAACGTCCGCGCTGGGCATTGCCGTCATTCTGGGGGAGGGGGCAGCCGCTGAAACGGTGAGGGCTGCCGATATCGTCTGCACGGATATCGTGGCGGCCCTGGAACTGCTCACCCACCCCCTGCGCCTGACAGCCACATTACGCGCCTGA
- a CDS encoding leucyl aminopeptidase, with protein sequence MLELKTADLKKETITTLIIPVCEDKAIHSNRTVSSLIKRAQKLEEFAGKKGETAVFYAPEELAANRVILMGLGESEKLDPEALRALTGKAVKKAIRNHLSDILVAVPSDKKTGIETGRMLEAMLEGGYLGNHIFDRYRGEKKETPLTAIGFHVSAAAAKKFAGLPSRVETICAGTVLAREWVSVPANDKKPEHYAASIAGQAEEAGLGVTVLDDAALAEKKFGAMLAVGQGSAAKPRLVILEYKAKRAKKTVALVGKGVTFDSGGLNLKVGGGISNMKMDMAGSAAVAATMMAVARLKPAYNVVGIMPLVENMPSGTAIHTGDIVTSYAGKTVEISNTDAEGRLILIDAIAYAIETWQPDTLIDLATLTGACAIALGEKLAGVFSPDDGLARDIVASGGTTHERCWQMPLPADYKDLLKSDFADINNMSSSKWGGAIAAALFLSEFVRDTRWAHIDMAGPAYATKGTDYCGPGGTGFGVRLLCDLLEKL encoded by the coding sequence GTGCTGGAACTAAAAACTGCTGACCTGAAAAAGGAAACGATCACCACCCTGATCATCCCTGTTTGTGAAGATAAGGCCATACACAGCAACCGGACGGTTTCGTCCCTGATCAAAAGGGCACAGAAGCTGGAAGAGTTTGCAGGCAAAAAGGGCGAGACGGCTGTATTCTACGCCCCTGAGGAGCTGGCAGCGAACCGGGTCATCCTTATGGGCCTGGGCGAGTCCGAAAAACTTGACCCCGAAGCCCTGCGGGCACTGACCGGCAAAGCGGTGAAAAAGGCCATCAGAAACCATCTGAGCGATATCCTCGTGGCCGTACCCTCGGACAAAAAGACAGGCATTGAAACAGGCCGGATGCTGGAGGCGATGCTGGAGGGCGGCTATCTGGGCAACCACATCTTCGACCGGTACCGGGGCGAGAAAAAGGAAACGCCCCTGACGGCCATCGGCTTCCACGTCAGCGCGGCAGCGGCCAAAAAGTTTGCCGGTCTGCCGTCCCGGGTGGAGACGATCTGTGCCGGAACGGTTCTGGCCCGGGAGTGGGTGAGCGTCCCGGCAAACGACAAAAAGCCGGAACACTATGCGGCCAGCATTGCCGGGCAGGCCGAAGAAGCCGGGCTCGGTGTCACCGTGCTGGATGACGCGGCCCTGGCGGAAAAGAAGTTCGGTGCAATGCTGGCCGTGGGCCAGGGCAGCGCGGCCAAACCGCGTCTGGTCATACTGGAGTACAAGGCCAAAAGGGCAAAGAAAACCGTCGCGCTGGTCGGAAAGGGCGTGACCTTTGATTCGGGCGGCCTCAACCTGAAGGTGGGCGGCGGCATCAGCAACATGAAAATGGATATGGCCGGCTCCGCTGCCGTGGCCGCCACGATGATGGCCGTGGCCCGCCTGAAACCCGCATACAACGTGGTGGGCATCATGCCCCTGGTGGAAAACATGCCCTCCGGCACGGCCATCCATACCGGCGATATCGTGACGAGCTACGCCGGGAAGACCGTGGAGATCAGCAACACAGACGCCGAGGGGCGGCTGATTCTCATTGACGCCATTGCCTACGCCATTGAAACCTGGCAGCCGGACACGCTCATCGATCTGGCCACCCTCACCGGAGCCTGTGCGATCGCCCTGGGCGAAAAGCTGGCCGGTGTCTTTTCACCCGACGACGGCCTGGCCCGCGACATTGTGGCGTCGGGCGGCACCACCCATGAGCGGTGCTGGCAGATGCCCCTGCCTGCGGATTACAAGGATCTGCTCAAAAGCGATTTCGCGGACATAAACAACATGAGCAGTTCCAAATGGGGCGGGGCCATTGCGGCGGCCCTGTTTCTGTCGGAGTTCGTCAGGGATACCCGCTGGGCGCATATTGACATGGCCGGACCGGCCTATGCGACCAAGGGCACGGACTATTGCGGCCCCGGGGGCACCGGTTTCGGCGTCCGTCTGCTGTGCGATCTGCTGGAGAAGCTCTGA
- a CDS encoding EAL domain-containing protein — MDAFKFLKKVPLFSSLADSDIWKIEAVCREQKLRAGDIVFTEGRPGRHFYIVLEGAVSIWKDYRAPNQDLLAVYDPGHSFGELALIDDFPRSATVIAREPSKLLSINRHDFHQVIKTCPSIAFLIMRSMSLLIRERTDTFVAGLRDRHRNLEEAYARLKHEIEERRQVEKQLHHQAFHDSLTDLPNRALFLNHLEEVMQKAEREQVWEYAVLYMDIDRFSVINESFGHVTGDGILSEMAVRLRNCIRRTETLARFSGDEFALLIKGVHNTRDAVRVADRIKKELAPPFRIKDKELFVTASVGIVPGKACYGSTVDILRDADIAMYGAKARGNGEYQIYDEGLHQKTMSLLRLETDLRGAVDRDEFSLRYQPIVSLASCQVVGFETLVRWKHPDQGDISPEIFIPIAERNGVILPLGHWILDQSCVRMKAWLDQMPEGRDIFINVNISGKQLMQPDFIPRFREVLRQSGLPGISLKVEMTESVLIENVDDMAAILNQIRELGVRIAIDDFGTGYSSLSYLHKFPIDVLKIDRTFTARLEKGQKLEKDLVPIIISIARNMSMEVVAEGIETPEQLRILRDYGCEYGQGFLFAKPMSASDAFGLISGDAQLPDFCSEDAGSA, encoded by the coding sequence ATGGACGCATTCAAGTTTCTGAAAAAAGTACCCCTGTTCAGTTCACTGGCCGATTCGGACATCTGGAAGATTGAAGCGGTCTGCCGGGAACAAAAACTCCGGGCCGGCGATATCGTTTTTACAGAGGGAAGGCCGGGACGGCATTTTTACATCGTTCTGGAGGGCGCTGTTTCCATCTGGAAGGATTACAGAGCCCCGAATCAGGATCTGCTGGCGGTCTATGATCCGGGCCACTCCTTCGGGGAGCTGGCGCTGATTGATGATTTTCCCCGGAGCGCCACCGTCATTGCCAGAGAGCCGTCAAAGCTTCTTTCCATTAACCGGCACGACTTCCACCAGGTGATCAAAACCTGTCCGTCCATCGCCTTTCTGATCATGAGATCGATGTCGCTCCTGATCCGCGAACGAACCGACACCTTTGTGGCCGGTCTGAGGGATCGCCACCGGAACCTGGAAGAGGCCTATGCCCGGCTGAAACATGAGATCGAAGAGCGGCGACAGGTGGAGAAACAGCTCCACCATCAGGCGTTCCACGACAGTCTCACAGACCTCCCCAACCGGGCCCTCTTTCTTAATCACCTTGAGGAGGTGATGCAGAAGGCGGAAAGGGAGCAGGTCTGGGAGTATGCGGTTCTCTACATGGACATTGACCGCTTCAGTGTGATCAATGAGAGCTTCGGTCATGTGACCGGAGACGGTATCCTGTCTGAAATGGCGGTCAGACTCAGAAACTGCATCCGCCGGACTGAAACCCTGGCCCGCTTCAGCGGAGATGAGTTTGCCCTGCTGATAAAGGGGGTTCACAATACCCGTGACGCGGTCCGGGTGGCCGACCGCATTAAAAAAGAGCTGGCGCCTCCGTTCCGCATAAAGGACAAGGAGCTCTTTGTTACAGCCAGTGTCGGGATTGTACCGGGGAAGGCCTGCTATGGCTCAACCGTTGACATTCTGAGAGATGCGGATATCGCCATGTACGGTGCCAAGGCCAGGGGAAACGGAGAATATCAGATATATGACGAAGGGCTTCACCAGAAGACCATGTCCCTGCTCCGGCTGGAAACCGACCTGAGGGGCGCGGTGGACCGGGATGAGTTCAGTCTCAGATATCAGCCCATTGTCTCTCTGGCATCCTGCCAGGTCGTCGGATTTGAAACCCTGGTCCGCTGGAAACATCCGGATCAGGGGGACATCTCGCCGGAGATATTTATCCCCATTGCCGAGCGAAACGGGGTGATCTTACCCCTCGGACACTGGATACTGGATCAATCCTGCGTCCGGATGAAGGCCTGGCTGGATCAGATGCCGGAAGGAAGAGATATCTTCATCAATGTCAATATCTCCGGCAAACAGCTTATGCAGCCGGATTTTATCCCCCGGTTCAGGGAAGTCCTCCGCCAGTCAGGGCTGCCGGGCATCTCCCTCAAGGTGGAGATGACGGAGAGTGTGCTGATTGAGAACGTGGATGACATGGCCGCCATCCTGAACCAGATCCGGGAACTCGGTGTCCGCATTGCCATTGACGACTTCGGCACCGGCTATTCCTCCCTCTCCTATCTTCACAAATTCCCCATTGATGTGCTCAAGATCGACCGCACCTTTACGGCTCGGCTGGAAAAGGGACAGAAGCTGGAAAAGGATCTGGTGCCCATCATCATCTCCATTGCCCGCAACATGTCGATGGAGGTGGTGGCCGAGGGGATTGAAACGCCGGAACAGCTTCGGATTCTACGGGATTACGGGTGTGAATACGGACAGGGGTTCCTCTTTGCAAAGCCCATGAGCGCGTCCGATGCCTTCGGGCTGATCTCGGGCGATGCCCAATTGCCGGACTTCTGTTCGGAAGACGCCGGGTCGGCGTGA
- a CDS encoding CHAT domain-containing tetratricopeptide repeat protein, with translation MTAELILSFPNANQVMVEFAGERTSALDFKEPIIDEDPDEIRWHDEIRWYIEVYGTQYTIDIDDGRAERIVEKFKPWGEALFNAACPVSSLKARDIFLKFYRASRQNGGLITIDTAIPDILSLPWELLCVENKSIIHRNPHITIRRKLSGAEGIDEPFRPEAKEKLRLLFVVSRPTGAGFIDPRADARAVMDALDENAPGRVDVEFLRPATLDNLTKRLRRQGPQHRGKPAVDILHFDGHGVFDTHGAMIRKAMKSDPSAATRDAGTDLKPDTGYLLFEDEKGKEALITAETLGEMLTNQKVALTVLSACQSGAVGQQKAGEDENGKGRAINGVAARLTQAGLPGVIAMSHTVLVETTRRLFGQFYARLGDHMGVGAALDEARQYLYAHPDRGERRRGEHDRVTLRLYDWFLPALYQSGADISLLPDGFEDGGVMAQIPDAEDKSNLPQPPQTGFQGRSVELWGIERAFLDGTRRITVTGFGGQGKTELAAEAGRWLVRSGMFQKCCFVSFAAFQGADPVGSGVLPALRTALEDSLTHEGDDLRALAATPTLLILDNLESLRDETGDRQTALLDAAARWSRAGGSRVLITTRQGRLEHPDFPAAQDREHQYLPLSGLAEHDAVAYFSALWELPPAPAAHIEPPKRHGLVALFKQVDFHPLSVGLLAYQLKSRRVSELGERLESLLAEAPGDGADKNLRVSLDLSLERLSPEARKWLPGLGVFHGGAMEDVLLQVTGLGEVDEAPEVAKGRQLLEAWKSGDPTALFHAAGTALPNGVELPKELMAQIIEKMEKDFEEIEVRLYNQKRPEFTEGADESTWPELRGALEAAGLIRAERLPGVAAPFLKFHPALAPALWEGLPHEEKENLAARHRAAYYRLSDRLYSQDEKDPFAARAVAMNELPNLLFAVRAALKAEEKSAVSFVNHVNRFLDCFGLLRDRNDLNWRVGTIAKSGSWEWYMAQSNKGRALLDAGRHAEAEAVFRDILTTLGETPTYERRHTLLMLGRCLRFSGRTAQAVAVYREGVILSEKLEQSDSVRRQTSILQTDLADALTDMGDFPDARATYEAALGIAKDQGDDRQIGVVQGQLGTLSMLEDNLAEAGRHYREVLQISRRLGEPGMEAAAQHQLGKVYGKAEQWDAAETAYRESARLFGYLGDIPKEAATYNNLGNTMENAGRTAEAETWFRRSMDCSKKAGNREHANKAMSNLAKLLLNDTAHLDDIRLAEARNLAEQALALMKTLDPGVSEIWKNYNILAQIADKQGKAAQAREYRRLGREELMAFPGTQHQLKFLLPTVKLIVDAVNGNSESRKMMETRISIFKELSAENQEMLQLFEGMEKILNGEREIANIDDLNPNFAVALQQVLEAVENPEAFNALLEAAVQPTIT, from the coding sequence ATGACGGCGGAACTGATTCTTTCTTTTCCAAATGCAAATCAGGTCATGGTGGAATTTGCCGGGGAACGCACCTCGGCGCTGGATTTCAAGGAGCCCATTATCGATGAAGACCCCGACGAAATCCGCTGGCATGACGAAATCCGTTGGTATATTGAGGTGTACGGCACGCAGTACACCATTGATATTGACGATGGCCGGGCCGAACGCATTGTGGAGAAGTTCAAGCCGTGGGGCGAGGCCCTGTTTAATGCCGCATGTCCTGTTTCCAGTCTTAAAGCGCGAGATATTTTTCTGAAGTTCTATCGTGCAAGCCGTCAAAACGGGGGGCTAATCACGATTGACACTGCGATTCCCGACATTTTGTCCCTGCCCTGGGAGTTGCTTTGTGTGGAAAACAAATCAATCATCCATAGAAATCCGCACATTACAATTCGGCGCAAGCTTTCAGGCGCGGAAGGCATTGATGAGCCGTTCCGCCCTGAAGCCAAAGAAAAACTTCGCCTGCTCTTTGTGGTGAGCCGTCCGACCGGGGCCGGGTTCATTGACCCGCGTGCCGACGCCCGCGCCGTGATGGACGCGCTGGACGAGAACGCACCCGGTCGCGTGGATGTGGAATTTCTGCGGCCTGCCACGCTGGACAATCTGACCAAACGGCTCAGGCGTCAGGGGCCGCAACATCGGGGCAAGCCGGCCGTGGACATCCTGCATTTTGACGGCCACGGCGTGTTTGACACCCACGGCGCGATGATCCGAAAGGCCATGAAATCCGATCCGTCCGCAGCCACCCGTGATGCGGGCACGGATCTGAAGCCAGACACCGGCTATCTGCTCTTTGAGGATGAAAAGGGCAAGGAAGCCCTGATCACGGCTGAGACCCTGGGCGAGATGCTCACCAACCAGAAAGTGGCGCTGACCGTGCTGTCGGCCTGTCAGTCCGGGGCCGTGGGGCAGCAGAAGGCCGGTGAGGATGAAAACGGGAAAGGCAGGGCCATCAACGGCGTGGCGGCCCGGCTCACCCAGGCGGGCCTGCCCGGTGTCATCGCCATGAGCCACACCGTGCTGGTGGAGACCACCCGGCGGCTGTTCGGCCAGTTTTATGCCCGGCTGGGCGACCACATGGGCGTGGGCGCGGCTCTGGACGAGGCCCGCCAGTATCTTTATGCCCATCCCGACCGGGGCGAGCGCCGCCGGGGAGAGCATGACCGCGTGACATTGCGCCTGTATGACTGGTTTCTGCCCGCCCTGTATCAGAGCGGCGCGGATATTTCCCTGCTGCCGGACGGGTTTGAGGACGGGGGTGTGATGGCCCAAATCCCGGATGCCGAAGATAAAAGCAACCTGCCGCAGCCGCCCCAGACCGGGTTTCAGGGGCGGAGCGTTGAGCTGTGGGGCATTGAACGGGCGTTTCTGGACGGGACCCGGCGGATCACCGTGACCGGGTTCGGGGGGCAGGGCAAAACCGAATTGGCTGCCGAGGCCGGGCGCTGGCTGGTGCGCTCCGGCATGTTTCAGAAATGCTGTTTTGTGAGCTTTGCCGCGTTTCAGGGGGCCGATCCGGTGGGGAGCGGCGTGCTTCCGGCCCTGAGAACCGCTCTGGAAGACAGCCTGACCCATGAGGGCGACGACCTCAGGGCCCTGGCCGCCACGCCCACCCTGCTGATTCTGGACAATCTGGAGAGCCTGCGGGACGAGACCGGCGACCGGCAGACCGCCCTGCTGGATGCGGCCGCCCGATGGTCCCGCGCCGGGGGGAGCCGGGTGCTGATCACCACACGGCAGGGGCGGCTGGAACACCCGGATTTTCCAGCCGCACAGGATCGGGAGCATCAGTATCTGCCCCTTTCCGGGCTGGCCGAGCATGATGCCGTGGCCTATTTTTCCGCCTTGTGGGAGCTGCCGCCCGCGCCTGCGGCGCATATTGAGCCGCCAAAGCGCCACGGGCTGGTGGCATTGTTCAAACAGGTGGATTTCCATCCGCTGTCCGTGGGGCTGCTGGCGTATCAGTTGAAGAGCCGCCGGGTGTCTGAGCTGGGGGAGCGGCTGGAATCCCTGCTGGCCGAGGCGCCGGGAGACGGGGCTGACAAGAATCTGCGGGTGTCTCTGGATTTGTCGCTGGAGCGGCTTTCACCGGAAGCGCGGAAGTGGCTGCCGGGGCTGGGGGTGTTTCATGGCGGGGCAATGGAGGATGTATTGCTTCAGGTGACGGGGTTGGGAGAAGTAGATGAAGCCCCGGAAGTTGCTAAAGGGCGGCAATTGCTTGAAGCTTGGAAAAGCGGTGATCCGACAGCATTATTTCACGCTGCCGGAACAGCATTGCCAAATGGAGTTGAATTACCGAAAGAACTCATGGCGCAGATAATTGAGAAAATGGAAAAGGATTTTGAGGAGATTGAAGTTAGGCTATACAACCAGAAAAGGCCTGAATTTACCGAAGGCGCAGACGAATCCACATGGCCCGAACTGCGGGGGGCTTTGGAAGCCGCCGGGCTGATCCGGGCCGAACGCCTGCCCGGCGTGGCCGCGCCCTTTTTGAAATTCCACCCGGCACTGGCCCCGGCCCTGTGGGAAGGCCTGCCCCATGAAGAAAAAGAAAATCTTGCCGCCCGCCACCGGGCTGCTTATTACCGGCTTTCCGACAGGCTGTATTCTCAGGATGAAAAAGACCCCTTCGCCGCCCGTGCCGTTGCCATGAACGAACTGCCCAATCTGCTCTTCGCGGTCAGGGCAGCGCTGAAGGCCGAGGAGAAAAGCGCAGTGAGTTTCGTGAATCATGTTAACAGATTTCTCGACTGCTTCGGCCTGCTCCGCGATCGCAATGATCTTAACTGGCGGGTGGGAACCATCGCCAAGTCGGGAAGTTGGGAGTGGTATATGGCGCAATCCAACAAAGGCAGGGCGCTGTTGGATGCTGGCCGCCACGCTGAAGCCGAAGCCGTATTCCGTGACATTTTAACCACGTTGGGGGAGACGCCCACTTATGAACGCCGACATACGCTTTTAATGTTGGGTCGTTGCCTGAGATTCTCCGGTCGCACAGCCCAAGCAGTGGCAGTGTATCGCGAGGGTGTCATCCTCTCCGAAAAGCTGGAACAGAGTGACAGCGTGCGCCGCCAGACAAGCATCCTACAAACCGATCTGGCGGATGCGCTGACAGACATGGGCGACTTCCCCGATGCGCGGGCAACGTATGAGGCGGCGTTGGGAATTGCAAAAGATCAGGGAGATGACAGGCAGATCGGCGTCGTACAAGGCCAACTCGGCACCCTGTCCATGCTGGAAGACAACCTCGCTGAAGCGGGACGCCATTACCGGGAAGTTCTTCAGATCTCCCGCCGCCTTGGTGAACCCGGCATGGAGGCGGCGGCACAACATCAGTTGGGCAAGGTGTATGGAAAAGCCGAACAATGGGACGCCGCCGAGACTGCCTACCGAGAATCGGCCCGGCTGTTTGGATATCTTGGCGATATTCCTAAAGAGGCAGCAACCTATAACAACCTCGGCAACACAATGGAGAACGCCGGGCGGACAGCAGAAGCCGAAACATGGTTTCGTCGATCAATGGATTGTTCTAAAAAAGCTGGAAACAGAGAACATGCAAACAAAGCAATGAGCAACCTCGCCAAACTGCTGCTGAACGACACCGCCCATCTTGATGATATTCGTTTGGCCGAAGCTCGAAACCTAGCCGAACAAGCCCTGGCGCTCATGAAAACCCTCGACCCCGGTGTTTCTGAAATCTGGAAAAACTACAATATTCTCGCCCAAATTGCCGACAAGCAGGGAAAGGCGGCTCAAGCACGGGAATATCGGCGTTTGGGGCGGGAGGAACTGATGGCGTTTCCGGGGACGCAGCATCAGTTGAAATTCTTGTTGCCGACTGTGAAGCTCATTGTGGATGCGGTAAACGGAAACAGTGAAAGCCGAAAAATGATGGAAACGCGAATTTCTATTTTCAAAGAGCTATCGGCTGAAAATCAGGAAATGCTTCAGCTTTTTGAGGGAATGGAAAAAATTTTAAATGGTGAAAGAGAAATAGCAAATATTGATGATTTGAATCCCAATTTTGCAGTGGCTCTTCAGCAAGTCCTTGAGGCTGTCGAAAACCCAGAGGCTTTTAACGCACTTTTGGAAGCCGCCGTCCAACCCACCATCACCTAA